Proteins found in one Mytilus edulis chromosome 2, xbMytEdul2.2, whole genome shotgun sequence genomic segment:
- the LOC139511618 gene encoding uncharacterized protein produces MASVSRSWSFCEKHESEEVRFYCNDCKSLICDDCIVGVHKTHKFMKSKEYGSSRRDQILKYPSVAGNTTIPKIQKIITEASESKSKYSDTIMDETESIKSKRKLIDTTLDVLQKELVDNLNKTDKETRQLYDIFIKNQEFKVERIQKLVEEIKSKGSDIPDTDIAKYDVALENLIKLDPHKDTMPSPKPPQYTFAEENVKKEKLQKLIGYIEHVESSQYEELPHDLPPLRHPEKPKPKIPEDYRGYLKPKTLPVHVADSYDEVKLKQEFKVLRSFETKNKISYIVPKEQGLEAWVILGDSVTEVDCTEQNTEIIPTPVKTLDQKPILPCTNKNNELLIGFQNKSSIKQLQVTQKSKRKSYTFNTGINISPGKSVLACFCTSATTDDEQIACFQDKASTVNYILRWYLKGKQKKQEIYLTSDIELENPIQMCQNSDGEIFILCRPEGKQSWIIILNKSYEKKLKYPSKTSAKDIDFVGFGLIKNHVTISDRGNSEQLLIDLNGLVIQRDKHDVPPICCVVDRSSNVWVGFEDGRVKVINYQTENEYAVAHSATKF; encoded by the coding sequence ATGGCGTCAGTATCAAGATCTTGGTCATTTTGCGAAAAGCACGAGTCAGAGGAAGTAAGATTCTATTGTAATGACTGCAAGAGTTTGATCTGTGATGATTGTATAGTTGGCGTTCACAAAACTCACAAATTTATGAAATCTAAAGAATATGGTAGTTCACGACGcgatcaaattttaaaatatccaTCGGTTGCAGGTAACACAACGATTccaaaaattcagaaaataataACCGAGGCTTCAGAGAGTAAAAGCAAATACAGTGATACCATAATGGACGAAACTGAATCTATCAAATCAAAACGGAAGTTGATTGATACGACACTGGACGTTTTACAAAAAGAACTAGTTGATAACCTAAATAAGACCGACAAAGAGACAAGGCAGCTATATGATATTTTTATCAAGAACCAAGAATTTAAAGTAGAAAGAATACAAAAACTCGTTGAAGAAATCAAATCAAAAGGAAGTGACATACCAGACACAGATATTGCTAAATATGACGTAGCACTTGAAAATCTCATAAAACTTGATCCCCATAAAGACACAATGCCAAGCCCAAAACCTCCTCAATACACATTTGCCGAAGAAAATGTCAAGAAGGAAAAACTTCAGAAACTTATCGGCTACATCGAACATGTGGAAAGTAGTCAATATGAGGAACTTCCACATGATTTACCACCTTTAAGACATCCTGAAAAACCAAAGCCAAAAATACCTGAAGATTACAGGGGATATTTAAAGCCAAAGACTTTGCCTGTTCATGTAGCAGATTCATACGATGAAGTGAAACTAAAACAAGAGTTCAAAGTGCTAAGATCATTtgaaacgaaaaacaaaatatcgTATATTGTTCCTAAAGAACAGGGACTTGAAGCTTGGGTGATTTTGGGAGACAGTGTCACAGAGGTTGATTGCACTGAACAAAATACAGAGATTATTCCAACACCAGTAAAAACGTTAGACCAAAAACCGATATTACCGTGTACAAACAAAAACAACGAGTTATTGATTGGGTTTCAGAACAAATCGTCTAtaaaacaactacaggtcactcaGAAGTCAAAACGAAAATCTTACACCTTTAATACTGGAATCAACATTAGTCCTGGCAAAAGTGTACTTGCTTGCTTTTGTACGTCAGCAACAACTGACGATGAACAAATCGCATGCTTCCAAGACAAAGCATCTACCGTGAATTATATACTTCGCTGGTATTTGAAGGGAAAGCAAAAGAAACAAGAAATATATCTTACGTCTGACATTGAATTGGAAAATCCAATACAAATGTGTCAAAACTCTGATGGAGAAATTTTCATATTATGTCGACCTGAAGGAAAACAATCATGGATAATAATTCTGAATAAAAGCTATGAAAAGAAACTTAAATATCCATCGAAGACATCAGCCAAAGACATTGACTTTGTTGGATTTGGATTAATAAAGAACCATGTGACTATTTCAGATCGAGGTAACTCTGAACAACTTTTGATAGATCTTAATGGACTGGTCATCCAAAGAGACAAGCACGATGTACCACCAATATGTTGTGTTGTAGATCGATCATCAAATGTTTGGGTGGGCTTTGAAGATGGGAGAGTTAAAGTGATCAACTATCAGACAGAAAATGAGTATGCTGTGGCACATAGTGCTACGAAATTCtga